One part of the bacterium genome encodes these proteins:
- the gwsS gene encoding grasp-with-spasm system SPASM domain peptide maturase, with translation MHGNCIPVKGAVKSVICDLQRHELKQISNDVFELLELLKNHPVEYLKNIYTTEFIDESLEFCVTNEFGFYTEEPWLFPEIDLSWDSPYQISNAIIDSSKQSKHNYKKIIDELDELGCETIQFRFYFCPQLSFLNHILLLTQVSRLKSIQLILKDENLITQKELEEVCRANPRIESIFLHSSHLFRIIDKIEGSHANIIYFTDRIESHDSCGNINKMYFCINIPMFTEAHKLNTCLNRKISIDVNGDIKNCPSMTRHFGNIHNTSLHSAIIQKEFKDLWLINKDQIEVCKICEFRYVCTDCRAFITEPSNIYSKPSKCTYDPTIGKWLDETQ, from the coding sequence ATGCATGGCAACTGTATTCCGGTCAAAGGGGCAGTTAAAAGCGTAATATGCGATCTACAGCGTCATGAGCTAAAACAAATTTCAAATGACGTTTTCGAATTATTGGAGTTACTAAAGAATCACCCTGTAGAATATCTAAAGAATATTTACACTACTGAATTTATAGATGAATCGTTAGAGTTTTGTGTTACAAACGAATTCGGCTTCTACACTGAAGAGCCTTGGCTATTTCCAGAAATAGATTTGTCGTGGGATTCACCGTATCAAATATCAAATGCAATTATTGATTCAAGCAAACAATCAAAACACAACTATAAAAAAATAATTGACGAGTTAGATGAACTTGGATGTGAAACAATACAGTTTAGATTTTACTTTTGCCCTCAATTATCTTTTCTAAACCACATACTTCTTCTTACGCAGGTAAGCAGGCTAAAGTCCATTCAACTTATATTAAAAGATGAAAATTTAATAACTCAAAAAGAACTCGAAGAAGTATGCAGAGCTAACCCAAGAATTGAAAGCATTTTCTTACATTCATCACATCTTTTTAGGATCATTGATAAAATTGAAGGAAGTCACGCCAACATAATCTATTTTACTGATAGAATTGAATCGCATGATTCATGCGGAAATATTAATAAAATGTATTTTTGTATTAATATCCCAATGTTTACTGAAGCTCACAAACTGAATACATGTCTGAATCGCAAAATATCAATTGACGTTAATGGCGACATAAAGAATTGTCCTTCTATGACGCGTCACTTTGGAAACATACACAACACTTCATTACATAGTGCAATTATTCAAAAAGAATTTAAAGATTTATGGCTTATAAATAAGGATCAAATTGAAGTTTGTAAGATTTGTGAATTTAGATATGTTTGCACCGATTGCCGTGCTTTCATTACAGAACCAAGCAACATTTATTCAAAACCTTCAAAATGCACTTACGACCCTACTATTGGAAAGTGGTTAGATGAGACCCAATAA